One Brassica napus cultivar Da-Ae chromosome A5, Da-Ae, whole genome shotgun sequence DNA window includes the following coding sequences:
- the LOC106451632 gene encoding uncharacterized protein LOC106451632: MDNSSSINSTASTASNLSTASFEKIDQAASWVGTTVISAFFASLERCSCVNLSTSDDDDEDDDESYSRPLALSPAPHPDDIV, translated from the coding sequence ATGGATAACAGCAGCAGCATCAACTCCACCGCCTCTACCGCGTCCAATCTGAGCACTGCTTCCTTCGAAAAGATCGATCAGGCGGCGAGCTGGGTGGGCACAACCGTCATATCCGCCTTCTTCGCCTCCCTCGAGCGTTGCTCCTGCGTTAATCTATCAACCTCCGACGATGATGACGAAGACGACGACGAATCCTACAGCCGTCCCCTTGCTCTCTCCCCCGCTCCTCACCCAGACGACATTGTTTAG